The DNA region TGTGGATAGGAGGATATGTAGGATTTAGAGCATTTTATAAGGTTAATGAGGCCAATTTGGATAAGTTTGAGTATACCTTAACACTTCTACCAAGACAAAGCATCCTCTATTTCCCAGTTTCAAAGATAATTAATAGGCATGACAAGATATACTTTGTTATAAAGCCCTACACCACAATTAGACGTGAAGTACACTTGATTCAGAAGGGTTATTATAGGTTTAAACCGAAGATTGAAGATGAAGAACTTCTTCAGAGGGAAGTAATTGAAGTGAATGGAAAGCAGTACGAGGTGCTCTTTGAGAAAAGACGCGATGTAGAGCTACTTAGAGACTTCATTCAAGGATTTTCCAAGGCGGAAAATGTTAAGCATATATCACTTACACCAAAAACTAACGTACTATATGTCTTCATGAAGCCAGAGATTGAAACCATAGAGCAGGATGTGAGACACATAATCCGTTTTGTTAATGAAAGTTTAAAAGAGGGTCTCTTTGATAGATGAAGACAAAAACCTAATAAATTTCTTTTTAAATTTTTACCCACTCGAAAGCCTTGCCTTTTAGGGCGGGGGAGGAGGTCAGTCATGATAGGAAGACTTTTTGCCCTTGGCTATTCAAAAGAGTTTGCAGAGCGTTATTACCAACTTTGGGGTGAGAGAGCTTTAAGGATAGCTGAGGCAATGGAAAAACCTCTTCCAAGATGTTTTCGAGTCAATACTCTTCGTGCTGATGTATCGAAACTTACCAAGATGTTAAACAAAAAAGGATTTCAATTCAAGCGCGTTCCTTGGGCGAGAGAAGGTTTTTGTTTGACTAGAGAGCCTTTTTCAATTACCTCAACTCCAGAATATCTAGGAGGATTAGTTTATATCCAAGAGGCCTCCTCAATGTATCCACCAGTAGTCCTTGGACCAAGGCCTGGAGAAATTGTAGCGGATATGGCTGCGGCTCCAGGAGGGAAGACATCTTATATGGCCCAACTGATGGAAAACAAAGGAGTAATATATGCTTTTGATGTGGGAGGAGATAGACTAAAGGAGACCAGACTTAATCTTTCAAGACTTGGAGTGACAAATACTATCCTTGTTCATAAAAGTTCTCTGTACATGGGAGAACTTGACATGGAGTTTGATAAAATTCTTTTGGACGCCCCCTGTACTGGTAGTGGCACAATCCATAAAAATCCAGAGAGAAAAGCAAATAGGACAATTAAAGATGTTAAATTCTGTCAGAATTTACAAATACAGATGATAAAGGTTGCATTAGAGAATCTAAAGGTTGGGGGAGTATTAGTATATTCTACATGTTCATTGGAACCAGAGGAGAATGAATTTGTAATCCAATGGGCGCTCGATAACTTTGATGTTATCCTTTTACCTCTTCGATTTGGCGAGCCAGCCTTAACCTCCCCATTTGACATAGAGCTTAGTTCTGAACTCTCTAAGGCAAGACGATTCTATCCGGATGAGCATAATACTAGTGGGTTTTTTGTGGCTAAGATTCAGAAAAAATTCTAAAATAGAAAGAAAAACATTTAATAATATGTAAACATACAGTAATTTTAGGTGAATTCCAGTGATGTTGCAACTAAGGGATTTTTTAAATGATATCCATGAGGGGGAGAGAGTATTCATTGAGTATGAGTCCACGTCTCATCCAGAACTTTTTCTTGATGGGTTGGTGAAATGGAGCAATGAAGAGAGGGTACCACTCTTAATCGTTGACATGCTAGATACATTTCATCTATTTGTACAGCAGCTTAGATTTTTAGGGTATAATACTCATCATTTGGAAAATCTTTGTGTTATCAAAGGAGGGGGTAAAGTTGAACTTGGGAGGGTAATTGGAAGGGTTAGAATAATGGAAGAGTTCTATGTGCAACTTAAAGAGTATAATGATGCAATAAGGTTATTTTTTGAGAAAGTCAAATCTGATAGGGCCGTTATTGTGTTTTTGGGCATGGAAAAGTTCATGTACTCCTTCCAAGAATCTTCCTATAGGGTCGAAGAGTATTTTGATAAGGTTGTAAGAAGACCATTATTTAAGGGAAACATAATCTTTGTTTTTGCTCTGAAGGGTATCATGAGTGCTCAAGTCGAGGCACTATGGCATGAGAGTTCCACAAGAGTTCTTGAGATCAATGGTAGAGGAGATAGATTTTTCATTAAAAAAGCACCCAAACTTGATCATTTGGATGGGGTGATAGAATTATGAGTTCCACAGTGGAGGAAATCTTAGAATATATAAAGTCAGTGATGTGGAGAGAAGGGATTGTGGTAGAATATTCTTCTAGTGAGCCCATTCATTTAATTTTTAAATGGTTGGTGGGAATCTCTAAGAAAATTACTGATAATATACTTGTCCTAGATGTTTTAGATGTTTTATCAATGTTAAAATTAAATCTTGATGTTGCTGGGAAGGATACATCTTTCATACATGAGCTTGATGTAATAAAAATAGGAGGGAACATAAAGCTTGGTAAGATAATAGGTTATGTGGATCCCCACCAAGATATTACAGTATATGCATCTAAGTATTCCAAAATTCTTCGGGAATATTACGAAACCCACAAAAATATAGTCTACTTCCTCTTTGGAATGGAAAAGCTTGTGCATCTGCAAGAAAGGAAAAGGGCATTTGAATTATACGCTACAAATTATACACGGTATGTTTTTGGTGATGAAGAGAGAGTGGGAATTTATTTCATAAATAGGGACATAGCGACAAGGCCATTGCTCTTACAGTTGGAAGAGGCAGCTTCTAGAGTTGTGGAGGTTATTCATGAAGAAGGAACATTAAAAATTAAAATTAGAAAGTCTCCACGCTTGGATGATTATGGAAAGGAATTTAAGATCCCTCTTGAAGATCTTCGTCATTTAAAATTTTAGTTTCAATTTCGTGGAGTACCTTTCTAGTTTCTTCACTTAACAAACTTTCAAGCTCATCTCGTGCTGCCTTGGCCACATCAAATTTTGAGGAATATTCTCTGGAAACATCTATCCAAGGAATTTTCTTCTTTTCCACAAACACATCGATATCTGCAAATCGTTGATATCCTCTATATTCCAGTCCTTTGAGAAGGAATTTTATCCTGAGGGGATCTTCCCAAGTCATGAGTTTTATCTTGTAAACTCTAATCCTCATAAAAGGCCTTGGATAGTCCCAGTCCCATCCTTCACTTACAACGTATCCTAGATCGAGATCTTCAAGAACTAAAAGTACACGCTCAATATTTTCTTCATATCTCTTTTTTGTGTCATAGATTCTTATGGTTATTTCTCGCCATCCCTCTGGAAGTAGCTTAAAAAGCAGGATTGGTAAGTCTATTCTGAGGGCCCTATACACATCTATGAAGTTTTTCTTGATTAAAAAGGCTCCTTTTAAATCCCCTACACTGAGATGTTTGACAAGTTTTTTGTCCGTTACTAAAAGAAGAGTGTCTTTCTCTTCTCCTTCATTTACTCCTCGGGCAAAGCTAGTCTCAATTGCATTATATCTTTGGGGGATGATTTCCGAGACCTTTTCTGCTTCTTTAGGAACTCTCAACAATATTATTTGTGGTCCGAGATTTGCCCTGTCAAAGGGGGCTTTTGCATTCAAAAGTTCCTTTAATACGCTATCGCTTCTCATCTTTATCAAAAAGGCTCCTCTTGTTAGGTCAAGTATAGTTTTCCATTCTTCGGCAGGTGTTACAAAAACAATAGTATCAAGTTCGCCACTTTGGTTCCATGCTTCCTCAACAGATGTCTTTGGAACTCCAAAAAGGTTGGTGATGAAATTCTCCCCAACTCCAACGTTGGAGGTTCTTAAAAATAACATTGAAGGTCCAAAACGCATTAGTCTCATTATAATCCCCTCATCACTTTATAACCTCTTTCAAAATTTGTTCCATCTGGGTATTTGACCTTAATAACACGTTTGCTTTGTGGGAGAATGAAGTTAATGTTTAGGATCCCATTTAATCCTTTCTCGATAACTTTAAAGTTATGGCCATATAATGCAAAATCAATAGGTTTGTTGTTTTTCAGCTCACGAGGTTCGTGAGCCAAAGCCAGTCTAATTCCCTCTATTTCTATGATGTCACCGGGCTTTAGTATTTTTGCTCGTCTAGAAAATTTTCTGAGTATTTCTGGATCATCTTCATTTCCGGGCACTATATATACTCTGGCATTAGAGTTTTCAAGAATATCCAAAAGTTCTTGAACTCTCTTTTTATATCTATCTTTAAGTTCGGGTCGTCTCTCGAGTTTTATATTGTCTACGAGATCTCCGGTATGAATTATGTACTCTGGCCTACTCTTTTCTATTAAGTTGAGGATGAATGGGTATATGTTATCTGGTGTATCACTTATGTGCATGATCTTTGGTTCTGAAGTCTCGAGTAATACCTTTGGGAGTCCTCTCCTCCTTAGAAAACTTGGAAGGTTAAATCTCATCTTGAATATTTTTTCGATAGCATTTTATATAACTTTGGTCCAAGACAGAAGAGGTGGTTTATAGTGCGGGTGTTGGTATTAGGTGCGGGTAACGTTGGAAAGGCTATAGCTTGGGATTTAAAAGATGAGTTTGATGTTTCTGTTGGCGATGTAAGTGAAAAGAGATTAAAAGAACTCTTAAATTTTGTAGAAACCATAAAAATAGATGCTTCGGACTTTAATGAGCTAATTAAAATCATGCGACAATTCGAATTAGTTATTGGAGCACTGCCGGGTAGGTTTGGTTATTCTACGGTTAAAGCCGCAATTAAAGCAGGTGTTGATATAGTTGATGTTTCTTTCATGCCTGAAAACCCTCTTGAACTCCAAAAAGAAGCAGAAAAAAGCCAGGTGACGGTGGTATTTGACGCTGGCTTTGCTCCGGGTCTCAGCCATATATTCTTAGGAAGGATTTATCAGGAGATGGATGAGCTCAAAGAGGCCCATATTTATGTCGGAGGCCTTCCAAAAGAGCCTAAGCCTCCATTATATTATAGAATAACATGGTCCCCTTACGATTTAATTGAAGAATATATTAGGCCTGCGAGAATTGTAAAAGATGGAGAAATATTATCAGTTGATCCATTGGAGGATATTAAAATCATTGAAATTGATGGGAAGAAATTTGAGGGATTTATAAGTGATGGTCTGCGTTCGCTTCTTGAGAATATTAATGCCAAAAGACTGGAGGAGTGGACACTCCGTTGGCCAGGGCATTTAGCTAAGATGAAAATATTGAGGGAACTTGGATTTTTCACTTCGGAAAACTTGGAAAATACTCTTAATGTGATATCCTCATTAATGATGTATGAAAGCCCGGATTTTTCAATAATGGAAGTTATTGGAAAAGGCAGAATTAATAATAAATCCATGGAAATCAGGTATTTTCTGTATGATGAAGAAAAGGATGGTTTTACATCGATGGCCCGTGTCACCGGTTTTACGGCGGCCATAATAGCTCGCATTGTAGGTAGAGGTGCTTGTGCATATGGTGTCATCCCTCCGGAGATCTTGGGAATGAGGGAAGATACATATCTAGAAATAATGAATGGAGTTAAGAAAAGAGGTATTCGGGTAGAGGTGAGCAAAAGTGCTTCATCTGATAATAGCTGACAGTGAGCTTGAACTTGTCCCAAAAAACCTTCGAAACCATCCTATAATTATCAACTATGCAAAAAAGAGGAATAAACGACCAGAGGAGGTTCTTCTTGACTCTACCTATCATCATTCTGTATTGAAATCTTTAAAGGATGGAGAAAGAAGGGGTAGGCCTGATATAGTGCACCTGTGTCTAATGAATGCTTTGGAAAGCATCTTGAATAAGGAAGGCAAGCTTAGAGTTTATGTGCACACGAGGAATAATGAAGTGATCTACATAAAACCCGAAACAAGGTTACCACGGAACTACAACCGCTTTGTGGGACTAATGGAGAGTTTATTCAAGAACAAGATTATCCCTAAAGATCTGGCACTATTGAGAATTGAGAAGAAGACTCTTTCTGAACTTATCCAAGAGATAGCTCCAGATGGAGTTTTTATCATGCATGAGAAAGGAAAATTTATGTCACCTAAGGAGTTTGGAAAGAAACTGACTAAGTACACTTCCCCCGTAGTCATCATAGGCGGCTTTCCTCATGGAGTGTTTCTAAGCGATATAAAGGGAGAAAAAGTCAGTATTTACAGAGAACCGCTTATGGCATGGACTGTTGTTAATGAAGTGGTAGTTAGTTATGAGATCAGTTTACTCTGCTGACCTCCTCCCGCCTTGAAGGGCAAGACCTCCAAAAGAAAAAGTAAATTCTCTTCAAAAATTTTTTAAATGAGTAGAATAAACCACATCAAGAACGTTTGTGGGAGGTAAAGAAAATGGGAGACAAAACTAGAGTTCAGGTTAGTAAGCTCAAACCCGGGAGATATATCCTTATTGATAATGAACCGTGCAGAATAGGCAACATTACAGTTTCATCCCCTGGGAAACACGGTTCAGCAAAGGCAAGAATCGAGGCAGTTGGAATCTTCGATGGAAAAGTTAGGAGCATTGTAAAGCCAACAAGTGCAGAAGTTGATGTTCCAATTATCGACAAGAGAACCGGGCAAATCATAGCCATCACCCCTGATACAATCCAACTTATGGACATGGAAACTTACGATCTCTTTGATGTTCCAATAGCTACAGGGGTTAATGAGGATATCAAAGATAAACTTAAAGAGGGAATCAACGTTGAGTACTGGGAAACCCTTGGAAGAATAAAGATCATGAAGCTTAAGGGAGAAAGCGAGTGAACTTTTTTCTTATTTTTGTTTAAATTCTCATTGTGTTATTATCTGAATGTCTTGTCTTTCAGAGTGGGAAGGGAGTCAGTAGTTGCTAAGGTTGTATATGAGCTGAATTTATTATCTTGGGCCCTGTAGAATAGGTAGATGGTATCGTTAACAACGATGGCTGCGGGGTTAAATGTTGCTTTGCTTTCGAAAGGATACTCTCCTGGAGATAAAATTGGTTTGTCTGAAACTCGTGTGTATCCACTTATTGGAGGAGTACAATCATACTTGAATCCATAAATTAGAAATAGAATTGTAAATATGGATAAAAAATAATAGCTGCATATTTCTTTTTCAAAAAGTTCCCTCCCTATCCATAAATGAGTTCTCTTGTTTTAGCATCAAATATGTATATCCTGTCTGTCCTTGGTTTCCAGTAGACCTCTTTCACACTGGTTCCCATACTTTCTGGAAGTTGAACAACTATCTCCAAGTCGCCATAGGGGATATGGCCGTAACTTTCCACTCCTAGTTTTTCGATACCGAGGAGCGTTCCTTTAACAAACCCTTCCTTTGCGTCTTTGCTCACTTCTACATGTTGGGGCCTGAAGCCTAGAATTACTTTTTCTCTGGCTTCCATTTCTGTTGGAAGCTCTAACAAAAATTCACCGGCATTAAAGAGTGTTCTGTTGTCTTTTACAATTATTTCTCCTTCAATTAGATTCATAGGGGGGCTTCCTACAAATGTACCGACGAAAGTGTTTGCAGGTTTGTAAAAGATTTCATTTGGAGTTCCAACTTGTTGAAGAACTCCTTTATTCATAACGGCTATTCTATCGGCCATTGTCATAGCCTCGACCTGATCGTGAGTTACGTAGATTGTTGTTATTCCTAGATCGTAGCTCAAGAGTTTTTTAAGTTCAAAACGCATTTGGGTCCTTATTTTTGCATCCAAGTTGCTTAAAGGTTCATCTAGTAGAAACACCTCTGGCTCTCTTACAAGTGCTCTTGCAAGTGCCACTCTTTGTTGCTGTCCACCACTTAACTCGCTTGGTTTTCTATTTAATAATTCACTTATTCCTAAGAACTCTGCAACTTCTTTTACCTTTTTGGTTCGTTCTTGTTTTGGAACACCGGCCATTCTTAGAGGAAACTCAATATTTCCAAAAACACTCATATGGGGATATAAGGCATAGCTCTGAAATACCATTGCTGTGTTTCTCTTAGTGGGGTCTATTTCGTTAACTAGTTGATCACCGATCCATATTTCACCCTCTGTAGGTATTTCCAATCCAGCAATCATTCTAAGAGTTGTTGATTTCCCACATCCACTTGGACCAAGTAGCACCATGAACTCTCCATCTTTAATTTCAAGGTTTAGCCTACTAACAGCTATTACATTTCCAAATTTCTTTGTGACATTCTTCAGCAAAACCCTCGCCATCAGCCTTTCCCTCCTGTAACTACTATACCTTTAATCAGATATTTATTCAGCACAAGGAAGAGGATTATCGTGGGTGCAGATGCCACGAGTGAACCTGCGATTATTGGAGTGTATTCCGTCCACATGCTTCTTTGGAAAGCAAAACTAAGCCCTACTGGGAGCGTGAAGTTCTCGGGGGACCTTAAGAAGATCAGTGGACCTATAAATGCATTCCAAGATCCTAAGAATTGATATACGGCTACTGCTCCAAGGGCAGGTCTTGCTAGAGGTAGGGCAATGTAGAAAAATGATTTTATCGGTCCGCATCCATCCAAACGAGCGGCTTCAAATATTTCGGTGGAAAGAGACATGAAGTACTGTCTCATTAGGAATATGCTCGAGACATTAGTGAGGCCTAGAAGGGCAAGTCCAAAGATGTTGTCTATTAGTCCAAGCTTATATATTATAATGTAATTTGGTACTAAGGTTACGAACATGGGAATCATCAAGAGAGAAAGTAGAGCTGAAAAGAGAACGTCTCTCCCTGGGAATTTCAACCTGGCAAATGCATAACCGGCCATGCTGGTAAACATTATATTGCCCGCAACTATTAAACCTGCATAAAGAGCAGTGTTTCTAATCCATCTTGGGAATAATTCCAACCTAAAGAGTTTCTGATAATTCTCTAGGGTGAATGGACTAGGCACCCACTCTGGGGGGTATCTTGAAGCTTGAGCCCACGTCATAAAAGAAGCTACAAGGGATCGGATGAATGGCATTAGATAAACGAGTGCAAAAGTTAATAGGACTGCATAAGTTATTACAACCCAGATGCGTCGTATTAACAGTTCTTTTTCTTTGGGTGTCATCTCATAGCCCTCCCATACTTTTTCTGGAAGATATATGTGGTTGTAAAGATTATGGCAAAGAGGAACCAACTTTTAGCTGCTGCAACCCCGGGGTTAATTCTTGTAAATGCCTCGTTATAGATATCCAGTGCTACTGTGTATCCTGCCCCTCCTGGCCCGCCATTAGCCCCAGCCATTACCCAGGCCAGGTCAAACATCTGGAGGGCCCCAATAAGGCCCATAACCACTACATACACTATCATGGGCCTTAACATTGGGATTGTTATGAAGAAGAATCTTCTTATGGGCCCTGCACCATCTAGCATAGCCGCCTCGTATATCTCTTTGGGAATCGCTTGCATTGCTGCTAGGAAGGACACCATAAAGTGTCCGCTCGTTCCCCATATAGCAACAGTAGCTATCGCTAAGAGGAGATAATTTCTATCGTTTATCCAGTCTATTGGTTGAAATCCTGGAATTACATGGGAAAGTGCAAAATTAATAAAACCGTTTTTCATGAAGAGCCAAATAAAAATCAAGGCGACTATAACGGAAGAGGTGGTTGCAGGAAGAAAGTAGGATACTTTAAAGAATTGTTGGCCTTTAATCTTTTGATTTGCAAAAGAAGCCAAAACTATAGCAAGAAACGTTTGCACAGGGACAACTATTGCAGTATAAATAAGGATGTTTTTTAATCCTGTATAAAACGGAGAAAGCAAATATGAGGCTCCGTTGAGACCTCTCATTAGGTCTCTTAACACTATCTCAAAATTTTTTAACCCCACAAATTGCATTGTGCCTATATAATCCCACTTGAAAAAGCTCAAATAGAAGGCAAATCCCATTGCAAAATATCCAAAAACGAGATTTAGAATGACAGCGATCGAAATGAGAGATAAACCAGCAACAATTTCCTTATTCCTAGCCTTCTCATAAAAAGAAGAAAAAGAAAACATATCAGTCACCTCAGCCACTTAATTCTTCTTGAACAACCTGCTTCATAACGTTTATTGCTTCGTCAATTGTTATTTCTCCTCTCATTGCAGCAGCCATTGCGTCACTGAACTTACCTTCAAGTGGTCCTGATTTTGGACCCCAAAGGAACACTATCATTTCGTCGTACTCAAAGGAGAGTGTCTTCTTGTGTTGTGGCCACATGTCTGGATCGTTCTCAAAGCCCTTTATGCTTGGTAGTGTGTGTCCTCCCTTGACAACAAGTTCTTTCTGTCCATCTGGACCTAATAAGAATTCTACAAATTTCCAAGCCTCTTGTGGGTGTTCACTCTTTGCGTTTATTCCTAAGATCACTGTATATGCCATTGTAACTCTGCCTTCTTTTCCAGCTGGGACTGGAGCAATGTCCCAGTCTTCTCCATACTTGAAGTCGGGGAACTGATCAGCTAAGAATGGTATCATCCAGTTTCCACTTATTACCATGGCAACTTCTTGTTGACCAAAGGCATCTCCAAGCCATCCTGCACCTACATCTCCGGGTTGCACAACATAAGGAGTTAATCCTTGTTCTTCTCTCTCAATCTTTCCTTTCTTGTAGAGGTTTATGTACCAAGTAAGGGTCTCTTTAACCACTGGATTGTCAAACCAAGCTGCATCTTCAGGTTTTTCAAACCAAGGCTTTGGAGCACCGTTGCTCACGGCAACAGGTACGTATCTGTTGAATCCACCAAGGTAAATTGCCAAGCCAGGTTTTCCGGTTTTATCGGCTATTATCTTTGCGTATTGTTCAAGCTCTTCCCAAGTTTCAGGTGGTTTTGTCAATCCTGCTTGCTCAAAGAGTTTCTTGTTATAGAAGAGAGCTAACATACTCCAATCTTTTGGAAGACCATAAAGCTTTCCATCTTTCTTAAAGGGCTCTAAGAGGAATGGATAGAATTGATCAACAAAGCTTTGGTCTGCAAGTTCGGATATGGGGTATAGAGCTCCCTTGTCGATGAATATTGGTGACCATGCGCTATCAACGTAGAATATGTCTGGAGCGACACCAGCTCCAAATGAAGCTAGGATGTTTTCATGGAACATTTGAGTAATGACCTCATATTTAACACCGATGTCCGGGTTTGCTTGCTCAAATTCAGCGATCATTTTTTGGTAGTTTTTCATCTCAGTTTCTCCAGCGCTCCAACCTGCAAATCTTATGAAGACTTTTTCTTGAATCTGTGTCTCGGTTTCAGTCTTTGTTTCTGTTGTTGGGGTTGGAGTTTGGCCTCCAATACATCCTGAGGCTACTACTGCAAAAAGCAGAGCAAAAATCAAAAGACCTCCAAAGAGAACTTTCTTCATTTTTCTCCCTCCCACCTAGGGTTAAGTGATATGGTCTTTCAATTTTTATACTACAATGATATTATATAAACCTTACTGATATAGTATACAATATATTTAAATAGTATTAATGCAGAAAAAGTATAGTAGCAAGGGACAGTGGGGGTGTAACAATGGAAAACTATGCGTTTTTGATTGAGAAGCTACAGGAACTAGGACTCACGAAAAGAGAAGCTGAAGTGTATCTTGCTATTCTTGTGAGGAATGGAGCCACTGTGAAGGATCTTCTTGAGTCATTAGATATACATCAACCTCAATTGTATAACATAATCCAAAGCCTCATCAGGAAGGGGTTTATTAGAGCTTCTGCAGGGAGGCCTAGAATATATACTGCAAGTGATATAAGTGCCCTTATAGATATCCAGAAAATGAAGTTTGACCTTCTAAAAACCACTCTTCAAGAAGAACTTACGAAAATAAAAAGCAGGTCGGAAGAAGAGGGACCATATATCTCTATGGTTAGGAGTTTAGAGGGTGTATTGGCTAGCATTATAGAGATAGTTAACTCTGCAGAAGTAGAAATTAGGGCAGAACTGCCATTCCCTATTTTTAAAGAGATCAAACATTATCTTTTAGGGGCTGCTCAGAGAGGAGTGAACTTGTATCTTTTAGTATATCCTGGAACTGGAGGATTTGAGGAATTTAAGAGATTCAAAGATCAAGTGAAAATAAAAACTTCTGAGCTTGGGAACTTTTTGCTTGTTATTGCAGATCTTTCAAGTGCAGTTTATGCAAAAAGAAGGTTCTTTAGTGTTCATAAGTTTCCAGTTTCAAATACGGAGATTTATGGGTATGTCATTCAAGAAAAGGATTTATTGCTTAGGCTATTAAACATTCACAATAATCTCTGGATAAAGGCTAAAGAGGCCCTTTGTTGGGTTTCAAGGCCTGAACTATATCCGAAGACCTTTATAGAATTCTCTATGGCGCTTAACGAACTGGAAATTCTCTTAAAGCTTGGTTACACTCCCATAGTTACAGTAGAAGGAAGGGATATCAAAAGTAGTTACCCCATAAAAACTAAAGGAAGAGTTCGTTCTGTAAACCGTTTTGGGATTGTAAGTAATTTTGTTCTTGAGAGTGAAGAAGGAACATTAACTGTAGGGGGTTTTGACGCAGAAGTTGAGGATATCGAGGCTCAGCGCATTATAATAGAAAAAATAGAAAGATGATCTGGGGGGCAGCAAATGAAGGAGATAGCATTAATATGGGACTTTGATGGTGTGTTAGTCTTTACGCCTCATGAAGAAGCTTGGAAAAGAGCTGCAAGGCACTACGGAGCGGACATTGATCACGAGTTTTATGTGACTTATGTTTCAGGGAAACCAAGATATGAGGGAGCTCATAAGATATTGGAACTCAAGGGAATTTATGAAAGATATAATGCAAGGAGTGAAGAAGAGAGAAAGGACCTTCTACATGAATTTGCAGAGTTTAAGAACAGGATAGTCAACGAGATGTTTGAAAGGGAGGAATATGAGGTTAATTGGAATGCGATAGCCTTTTTACAAAACACAAAAGAAGCTGGAATAAAAAATGCTCTTGCATCTGCATCTAAAAATGCAACAAAACTAGCGAAAAAAGTCAAGATTGGGGAGAAAACACTTGCTGATTTGTTTGATGTGAATGTTAGTGGAATGGCTCCAACTAAAAAAGAGGTTTTCAAACTGGCGATGGAAGAGTTGAGAAGAAGTTTTTCAGATATCAAATTTTTCTTCGTAATTGAAGATGCTCCAGCAGGTATTCAGGCTGGAAAAGAACTTGGGGCCCTTACTTTGGGTTATGAACGGGAAGCGAGGTTGGATAGTGCTGATTTGACTTTTGATGATTTTGCCAAATTGGCTACTAAAAACCTTCAGCAGCTTATAGAAAAAAAGGAGGGTAGGGTATGAAGTTCAATTTCGAGTTTAACCGATACTCACCAAGAGAAGAGGAACTTTATGGTACTATATTAACATTAGGAAATGGCCATATTGGATTAAGGGGAGAAATTGAACTTGAACCCACAATATATGGTACAACTGTTGCGGGGATTTATGACTATGCTCCCTATTTTTATAGAGAAATTGTAAATGCTCCTCGGGTAATTGGGCTGCAGATGATGTTTAGTGGGGAGCCCCTTAATTTGAGCACACACAAGCTTTCAAGATATGAAAGAGAACTTAATATTAAGGAAGGAACACTAAAGACTTGGGTTCACATGGAGACCCACAAAGGAGTGAAAATTCAATATGAGAGTTTAAGAATTGTTCATGGAAAACGAAAGAACCTTATTATATTAAAGTTTAAATTTCAAGCGAGTAAAGGGGGTTTATTGACTTTGGTAAATCCAATTGAAACAGATGTTGCAAACCCTTCTTACCGTCCAG from Thermococcus sp. MV5 includes:
- a CDS encoding RsmB/NOP family class I SAM-dependent RNA methyltransferase; amino-acid sequence: MIGRLFALGYSKEFAERYYQLWGERALRIAEAMEKPLPRCFRVNTLRADVSKLTKMLNKKGFQFKRVPWAREGFCLTREPFSITSTPEYLGGLVYIQEASSMYPPVVLGPRPGEIVADMAAAPGGKTSYMAQLMENKGVIYAFDVGGDRLKETRLNLSRLGVTNTILVHKSSLYMGELDMEFDKILLDAPCTGSGTIHKNPERKANRTIKDVKFCQNLQIQMIKVALENLKVGGVLVYSTCSLEPEENEFVIQWALDNFDVILLPLRFGEPALTSPFDIELSSELSKARRFYPDEHNTSGFFVAKIQKKF
- a CDS encoding DUF257 family protein, producing MLQLRDFLNDIHEGERVFIEYESTSHPELFLDGLVKWSNEERVPLLIVDMLDTFHLFVQQLRFLGYNTHHLENLCVIKGGGKVELGRVIGRVRIMEEFYVQLKEYNDAIRLFFEKVKSDRAVIVFLGMEKFMYSFQESSYRVEEYFDKVVRRPLFKGNIIFVFALKGIMSAQVEALWHESSTRVLEINGRGDRFFIKKAPKLDHLDGVIEL
- a CDS encoding DUF257 family protein produces the protein MSSTVEEILEYIKSVMWREGIVVEYSSSEPIHLIFKWLVGISKKITDNILVLDVLDVLSMLKLNLDVAGKDTSFIHELDVIKIGGNIKLGKIIGYVDPHQDITVYASKYSKILREYYETHKNIVYFLFGMEKLVHLQERKRAFELYATNYTRYVFGDEERVGIYFINRDIATRPLLLQLEEAASRVVEVIHEEGTLKIKIRKSPRLDDYGKEFKIPLEDLRHLKF
- a CDS encoding metallophosphoesterase, yielding MRFNLPSFLRRRGLPKVLLETSEPKIMHISDTPDNIYPFILNLIEKSRPEYIIHTGDLVDNIKLERRPELKDRYKKRVQELLDILENSNARVYIVPGNEDDPEILRKFSRRAKILKPGDIIEIEGIRLALAHEPRELKNNKPIDFALYGHNFKVIEKGLNGILNINFILPQSKRVIKVKYPDGTNFERGYKVMRGL
- a CDS encoding saccharopine dehydrogenase C-terminal domain-containing protein, translating into MRVLVLGAGNVGKAIAWDLKDEFDVSVGDVSEKRLKELLNFVETIKIDASDFNELIKIMRQFELVIGALPGRFGYSTVKAAIKAGVDIVDVSFMPENPLELQKEAEKSQVTVVFDAGFAPGLSHIFLGRIYQEMDELKEAHIYVGGLPKEPKPPLYYRITWSPYDLIEEYIRPARIVKDGEILSVDPLEDIKIIEIDGKKFEGFISDGLRSLLENINAKRLEEWTLRWPGHLAKMKILRELGFFTSENLENTLNVISSLMMYESPDFSIMEVIGKGRINNKSMEIRYFLYDEEKDGFTSMARVTGFTAAIIARIVGRGACAYGVIPPEILGMREDTYLEIMNGVKKRGIRVEVSKSASSDNS
- a CDS encoding 16S rRNA methyltransferase, translating into MLHLIIADSELELVPKNLRNHPIIINYAKKRNKRPEEVLLDSTYHHSVLKSLKDGERRGRPDIVHLCLMNALESILNKEGKLRVYVHTRNNEVIYIKPETRLPRNYNRFVGLMESLFKNKIIPKDLALLRIEKKTLSELIQEIAPDGVFIMHEKGKFMSPKEFGKKLTKYTSPVVIIGGFPHGVFLSDIKGEKVSIYREPLMAWTVVNEVVVSYEISLLC
- a CDS encoding translation initiation factor IF-5A; translation: MGDKTRVQVSKLKPGRYILIDNEPCRIGNITVSSPGKHGSAKARIEAVGIFDGKVRSIVKPTSAEVDVPIIDKRTGQIIAITPDTIQLMDMETYDLFDVPIATGVNEDIKDKLKEGINVEYWETLGRIKIMKLKGESE